Proteins found in one Malassezia vespertilionis chromosome 5, complete sequence genomic segment:
- the FAP1 gene encoding FKBP12-associated protein (EggNog:ENOG503NUMP; BUSCO:EOG09261727; COG:K): MSVSMEGADRPRKTHAAHERRKGRRGKKAQHQQSVHARALDPAAPSFEPAAPTQPRFARREGRAPCRDAAKDAAHSPADPNPPKRASAARSRRKFGTKLGTAHAHDAPDMGVAPVLPPDADLRTRQIAALSHNEYDCTICYNTVARKDAVWSCTRCYTVLHLHCVRKWADRSVKQIEERNAMHEDEQIRRTKGSWRCPGCQDVRTAVPTEYRCWCQRVKNPTQQPIPHACGGACTKGCALHGCAASTCHPGPCPSCKVSIRVACFCGKQANMSVQCRGEAPRGVSCGDVCGKALACGHHACTLPCHSGACPPCVAEIRSACHCGRQSKELLCGDRDPSTAALHIASAWSCGAVCDAPFACGHHTCKKTCHVRAPSTPRCPYDPSVATTCACGRIPVRGRSDCRDPIPSCATACGKQLACSHTCTAVCHSGACPPCTARVTQVCRCGAQKRSIACSASATQFTCDAPCRAQRHCGKHQCARRCCPLAYQATLSKRHAAIQELDPDALHACDEPCRRMLRCGKHTCEAACHRGACPPCLRSSFAEVACHCGRTVLEPPVPCGTTVRCLYTCARPDPPCGHPKVPHACHDDATPCPPCVYLTSRKCVCGKQTLHAVPCSRAHMQCGEACGALRPCGHTCRGACHAPGACPPCTQPCGRPRERCGHPCTQPCHAPSKCGAAPCDAVLVRRCACGHQEKMEVCGRSSAQDAVLACTSACTTAQRNAKFASALGLVRDTSKVAYEEELLRFASSERRTANALEEVLADFIQSPRATQLLRAALCQRGVRVNAAVLQTAMLLSRHYGLETETCTEDGVLRMGVLPPSGVGVDVKLRRARHARIPSMVLTEYLDTHPDRAKRAAAARLATRTAQPAPCNAVQIVPVPAHLRGALDAVLAPATLGGRRSWRLVQTEDAAFLTDITLESLSLAAVASSAAPPAYATLSPRERRLGGLVDELNAVLGGAMQAVLVAYEAGRVERVCRGA; this comes from the coding sequence ATGTCCGTGTCGATGGAAGGTGCGGATAggccgcgcaagacgcatgcagcgcacgagcgTCGCAAGGGACGCCGCGGAAAAAAGGCACAGCACCAGCAGAgtgtgcatgcgcgagcgctggatccagcagcgccttCGTTCGAgcctgccgcgccgacgcagccccgttttgcgcgacgcgaagggcgtgcgccttgccgcgacgccgcgaaggacgcagcgcacagccCCGCTGACCCCAACCCCCCCAAGCGCGcgtccgccgcgcgcagccgccgcaAGTTCGGCACAAAGCTcggcacagcgcacgcacacgaCGCACCGGACATGGGTGTAGCCCCTGTGCTCCCCCCCGACGCGGATCTGCGCACCCGCCAAATTGCTGCGCTGTCGCATAACGAGTACGACTGTACTATCTGCTACAATaccgtcgcgcgcaaagacgcTGTATGGTCCTGCACACGGTGCTACACAGTCCTGCACCTGCACTGTGTCCGCAAGTGGGCGGACCGCAGCGTGAAACAgatcgaggagcgcaacgcAATGCACGAAGACGAGCAAATCCGCCGCACCAAAGGATCGTGGCGGTGCCCAGGGTGCCAggacgtgcgcacggcggtgCCTACCGAGTACCGCTGCTGGTGCCAGCGCGTAAAGAACCCCACCCAGCAGCCGATCCCACACGCGtgtggcggcgcatgcaccaAAGGCTGTGCGCTCcatggatgcgccgcgtccacATGCCACCCCGGCCCATGCCCATCGTGCAAAGTCAGCATCCGTGTTGCGTGTTTCTGCGGGAAGCAAGCCAACATGTCCGTCCAGTGTCGTGGCGAGGCGCCACGAGGCGTGTCGTGCGGCGACGTATGCGGCAAGGCACTCGCATGCGGGCACCATGCGTGCACGCTGCCGTGccacagcggcgcatgcccACCCTGCGTGGCGGAGATCAGGAGTGCGTGCCACTGCGGACGCCAGTCGAAAGAGCTCTTGTGCGGCGACCGCGATccaagcaccgccgcgcttcACATCGCGTCTGCATggagctgcggcgcggtgtgcgATGCACCGTTTGCGTGCGGGCACCATACATGCAAGAAAACGTGCCACgtccgcgcgccaagcacgccgcgatgcCCCTACGATCCCAGCGTCGCGACGACGTGTGCATGTGGCCGCATCCCTGTGCGCGGCCGCAGCGACTGCCGCGATCCCATTCCTTCGTGCGCCACGGcgtgcggcaagcagcttgcgtgCAGCCACACATGCACGGCCGTATGccacagcggcgcatgcccgccgtgcacggcgcgcgtcacgcaagtgtgccgctgcggcgcgcagaaacgcagcattgcatgcagcgcgagcgcaacacAATTCACATgcgatgcgccgtgcagaGCACAGCGCCACTGCGGAAAACAccagtgcgcgcggcgctgctgcccaCTAGCCTACCAAGCGACACTCTCCAAGCGGCACGCAGCCATCCAGGAGCTCGATCCcgacgcactgcacgcaTGCGACGAGCCGTGCCgccgcatgctgcgctgcggaaAGCACACGTGCGAAGCTGCGTgccatcgcggcgcatgcccGCCGTGCCTCCGCTCGTCGTTTGCAGAGGTTGCGTGCCATTGCGGGCGCACAGTGCTGGAGCCGCCCGTTCCATGCGGGACGACGGTGCGGTGCTTGTATacgtgcgcacgcccagATCCCCCGTGTGGCCATCCCAAGGTCCCACACGCCTGCCACGACGATGCGACGCCGTGTCCGCCTTGTGTGTATCTCACGTCGCGCAAGTGTGTCTGCGGCAAGCAGACGTTGCATGCGGTGCCatgcagccgcgcgcatatGCAGTGCGGCGAAGCatgcggtgcgctgcgtccaTGCGGGCATacgtgccgcggcgcgtgccatgCTCCGGGCGCGTGCCCACCGTGCACACAGCCGTGCGGAAGGCCCCGCGAGAGGTGCGGGCATCCATGCACCCAGCCGTGCCATGCACCGtccaagtgcggcgcagcgccgtgcgacgctgtgcttgtgcggcgctgcgcgtgcggccACCAGGAGAAAATGGAGGTGTGCGGGAGAAGCAGTGCACAAGACGCAGTGCTTGCGTGCACGTCCGCATGCACcaccgcgcagcgcaacgccAAGTTTGCCAGCGCGCTGGGGCTTGTGCGTGACACGAGCAAGGTAGCGTATGAggaggagctgctgcgctttgcgtCGAgtgagcgccgcactgcgAATGCGTTGGAGGAGGTGCTTGCTGACTTTATCcagtcgccgcgcgcgacgcagctgttgcgcgcggcgctgtgccagcgcggtgtgcgTGTGAATGCAGCGGTGCTGCAGACGGCCATGCTCCTTTCGCGGCACTACGGCCTGGAGACAGAGACGTGCACGGAGGATGGGGTGTTGCGCATGGGTGTGCTGCCTCCTTCCGGCGTGGGCGTCGATGTGAagttgcgccgcgcgcggcatgcgcggATCCCAAGCATGGTGCTCACCGAGTACCTCGACACGCATCCCGAccgtgccaagcgcgccgctgcggcgcgcttggcgacGCGCACTGCACAGCCTGCGCCATGCAATGCGGTGCAGATCGTGCCTGTgccggcgcacttgcgcggcgcgctggacgccgtgcttgcgccggcgaCCCTCGGCGGGCGTCGGTCGTGGCGTCTTGTGCAGACAGAAGACGCTGCGTTTCTCACCGACATTACGCTCGAGTCTCTTAGCCTTGCGGCTGTTGCTagcagtgcggcgccgccagcgTACGCAACGCTCTCGCcacgcgagcggcgcctcgGGGGACTTGTGGACGAGCTGAATGCGGTGCTCGGgggcgcgatgcaggccGTGCTTGTCGCGTACGAGGCggggcgcgtcgagcgcgtaTGTAGAGGGGCGTAG
- the SOH1 gene encoding suppressor of hpr1 (COG:K; COG:L; EggNog:ENOG503P7MQ; BUSCO:EOG09265KF9) has protein sequence MPTDPAVEETNTAREANQQRFSRDLEFLSALCNPFYLHQLSQQGFLDDPAFLAYLRYLNYFRAPAYVRYLVYPQALHFLALLQHAEFRFAVADTAWPHDTAAKQIAHWATWRPSPPPPPPKTKTEAPRDEGIRAPLIRLVDPSSGKVTGPFKPRDIVQKLDRKTYSLVQVAQGAGGTEKKAEWALEELPICKLVSKREEYQKQREQKRRATTSGAPATSKDMQLTWNVSTNDLAHKVARAQKELRKCHKVRVVILSKKGTKRVLPGSAEEDVRIRLVDSIKHALTMSTEDPNAVVARVVQEPIWKNQRSMLEMHIEPVG, from the exons ATGCCCACCGACCCAGCGGTCGAGGAGACAAACACTGCCCGCGAAGCGAATCAACAGCGCTTTTCACGGGATCTTGAGTTCCTCTCCGCACTGTGCAATCCATTCTACCTGCACCAGCTCTCGCAGCAGGGCTTTTTGGACGATCCCGCTTTTTTGGCGTACCTGCGCTACTTAAACTattttcgcgcgcctgcgtACGTCCGGTATCTCGTATACCCACAAGCACTGCACTTTCTTGCACTGCTGCAACATGCAGAGTTTCGATTCGCTGTTGCGGATACAGCTTGGCCGCACGATACGGCCGCCAAGCAGATTGCGCACTGGGCCACATGGCGCC cgtcgccgccgccgccgccgccgaagACTAAGACGGAGGCGCCTCGTGACGAAGGAATCAGGGCGCCGCTCATCCGGCTTGTCGATCCTTCGTCGGGCAAGGTAACGGGGCCATTCAAGCCGCGCGATATTGTACAAAAGCTCGATCGCAAAACCTATTCGCTCGTACAGGTCGCGCAGGGTGCGGGCGGCACTGAGAAAAAGGCAGAGTGGGCACTGGAGGAGCTTCCGATATGCAAGCTCGTATCCAAGCGCGAAGAGTACCAAAAGCAGCGTGAgcaaaagcggcgtgcgACGACGAGTGGCGCACCTGCAACGTCCAAAGATATGCAACTGACATGGAACGTATCCACCAACGACCTTGCACATAAGGtagcacgcgcgcaaaaagagctgcgcaagtgtCACAAGGTACGCGTTGTGATCCTGTCGAAAAAGGGCACGAAGCGTGTGTTGCCGGGCAGTGCGGAGGAGGACGTGCGAATTCGCTTAGTCGACTCGATAAAGCATGCTCTAACTATGTCTACCGAAGATCCTAACGCagtcgtcgcgcgcgtcgtgcaggAGCCCATCTGGAAGAACCAGCGGTCCATGCTGGAAATGCACATAGAGCCGGTAGGATAA
- a CDS encoding uncharacterized protein (COG:C; EggNog:ENOG503NVDM; TransMembrane:3 (o6-27i61-82o111-131i)): MVSDSFVHACAGGAGGLVAMTATYPLMGISTRAAIDQSKNPGESLAKAVTKVIAKEGLLGLYDGLGSSLIGIGVSNFVYYFFFEATRDFVLRAKQATSAASLGTLTTLESIGAGLISGIATAFISNPIWVVNTRQTIRAVVPEKDADGQLTRKVRRLSFLETMKGIVKQDGIGALWKGIGPALVLVTNPVLQYTVFEQLKGWVLKSRSARASKHAAQPLLGDFDFFWLGALSKLVATAVTYPQIVIKSRQQAMTNESLQGKKMPNVWTAMTDVIQDEGIVGLYRGISSKMLQSILTAAILFSSKERIFAMTKSMLR, encoded by the exons ATGGTGAGCGACTCTTTTGtgcatgcgtgcgccgGCGGTGCCGGCGGCCTCGTTGCTATGACGGCGACCTACCCACTCATGGGCATCTCTACACGTGCCGCGATTGACCAGTCGAAAAACCCCGGCGAGTCGCTTGCGAAGGCGGTGACCAAGGTGATTGCCAAGGAAGGCTTGTTGGGTCTGTACGACGGCCTCGGCTCGTCTCTGATTGGAATTGGCGTCTCCAACTTTGTGTACTACTTCTTCTTCGAGGCGACGCGCGACTTTGtactgcgcgcaaaacagGCGACGtccgccgcgtcgctgggaACGCTCACGACGCTCGAGAGTATCGGCGCGGGCCTGATCTCCGGCATCGCCACTGCGTTCATCAGCAACCCTATCTGGGTCGTCAACACCCGCCAGACGATCCGTGCGGTTGTGCCCGAGAAGGATGCCGACGGGCAGCTCACCAGAAAAGTGCGTCGTTTGTCGTTCCTCGAGACCATGAAGGGTATTGTGAAACAGGacggcatcggcgcgctctGGAAAGGCATTGGGCCCGCGCTGGTGCTTGTCACGAATCCCGTGCTGCAGTACACTGTGTTTGAGCAGCTCAAGGGGTGGGTGctcaagtcgcgcagcgcgcgtgcatccaaacacgcggcgcagccgctgctcggcgaCTTTGACTTTTTctggctcggcgcgctgagcAAGCTGGTCGCAACTGCAGTGACGTACCCCCAGATCGTGATCAAGTCCCGCCAGCAAGCCATGACGAACGAGTCTCTGCAAGGGAAAAAGATGCCGAACGTGTGGACGGCTATGACGGATGTGATTCAGGATGAAGG CATCGTGGGTCTTTACCGCGGGATCTCCTCCAAGATGCTCCAGTCGATTTTGACCGCAGCGATCCTCTTTTCGTCCAAGGAGCGCATTTTTGCCATGACCAAATCG ATGTTGCGCTAG
- the ypt1 gene encoding ras GTPase (COG:U; EggNog:ENOG503NUNU), which yields MTGLSPDYDYLFKLLLIGDSGVGKSCLLLRFADDTYTESYISTIGVDFKIRTIELEGKTVKLQIWDTAGQERFRTITSSYYRGAHGIIVVYDITDEATFTNVKQWLQEIERYACEGVNKLLVGNKADLGSSRAVEYEAAKQFADGLNIPFLETSAKDATNVEQAFLTMAKQIKDRMGATAMQNNAAGKSTLKVGQGQNLQASQGGGCC from the exons ATGACTGGTCTTTCGCCGGATTACGACTACCTGTTCAAACTCTTGCTGATTGGCGACTCGGGCGTAGGGAAGTCGTGTCTCTTGCTGCGGTTCGCCGATGACACGTACACCGAGTCGTACATCTCGACCATCGGCGTCGACTTCAAGATCCGTACGATTGAGCTAGAAGGCAAGACAGTGAAGCTGCAGATCTGGGATACTGCTGGGCAGGAGCGGTTTCGTACTATTACATCTTCGTACTACCGCGGTGCACACGGCATCATTGTGGTGTACGACATCACCGATGAGG CGACCTTTACCAATGTCAAGCAGTGGCTGCAGGAAATTGAGCGATACGCGTGTGAGGGCGTAAACAAGCTTCTTGTCGGGAACAAGGCGGACCTGGGCAGCAGTAGGGCCGTCGAATACGAGGCGGCGAAGCAGTTTGCCGACGGACTCAACATTCCTTTCCTCGAGACCAGTGCAAAGGACGCGACGAATGTCGAGCAGGCATTCTTGACCATGGCCAAACAGATCAAGGACCGTATGGGTGCTACTGCGATGCAGAATAATGCGGCTGGAAAGTCCACGCTCAAGGTCGGCCAGGGCCAGAATTTGCAGGCAAGTCAGGGCGGCGGTTGCTGTTAA
- the GEA2 gene encoding GDP/GTP exchange factor for ARF (EggNog:ENOG503NU9D; COG:U; TransMembrane:1 (o1152-1169i)), producing the protein MSAVTSAMRSSPRWAQAAGNAQLNSAASGTAALSLTRTAYTLARADAAPETEQQGHVGLLGGFTVLRAQLRLVPDVTSLPLPAVLSHFSRVIVNAQTTGAVTLFVLDAVAAFLEQGLFRTNSVGLVRAVQDVAHATSHCRFEPLDASKDEVVLLALLDVMEALVGGHALNADGTNGPVLVEMLGNKSVCEMLETCLSIGCQARLSAALRRSAEDKMRAMTRAIFSRLYGMPNESRYEPELATLTAEPVGEDAGKGIHRMATPDPKSFSISEATADRDALEEQAQATDSQTMEESGVLPGDPAGASAPLPAEPVAEPAAEPTMQVDKEEEEARAEELYPFGLPALTEVLRVLVSLLDAQSTRHTATMRILGLRLLTDLFETHGKIIGQFPTLRVLIEDSGCRHLFQLADSDNGVLVSGSLRLFGVLLDTMGDHLKLQKELLLLFLMQQLQPSIPIQQEPWGSTEGLRYRATTLPGFGSAATGETRELFLEMLTMLLDLPSENVFVDLWRNYDCDLQCSNVHDELVGFLCRSIFSLPASEPAAPRAAMSGLQVVALDLVLVLLARMAARLEAPVASPEIELLLAQHARKQVLADGAAAFNQKPRQGIAFLEREGLVDTTQGNEVRAQGIARFLKESPLVDKRLLGDYLSRPENLDILAAFMALFDFYRVDVAEAMRALCEAFRLPGEAQQIARVTETFASAYYSCKPEGIRSEDAVYVLAYSIIMLNTDLHNPQVTRRMSVTDYKKNLRGVNDGEDFDPDMLATIYEGIRRREIVMPEEHAGQLGFDYLWKQLLRKIRPTDTLQRTAGTALDRELFRQSWRPFVASIIHAFAVLQDEHLLQRTIAGCRQCAVLARAFDVTEMFDYMVHHFALATRLVDSPTAKNTAGNAEHTTEQATIIISPLSVEFGTNFKSQLASVVLFAIANGNGGAIRSGWDDILAVFESLLPNGLLPPQIACMYDPASQRRVPIPLKAKKGPAVRSSSQSQGGLFSTLSSYFLSPYGNASDQMEVTEADVDSTLCTSDCLASCKIEELYAQIAALPDDALGAFLEAVQHRLARLDKEETALEYSPTILFLLEQLVDGVISRASLCSAHGEKTLSLHRAILERAVAHHPLELERALVGITRMIGAEARYGMPAKNDVCALLAQLQQIPEALHAAISPAVLGVLLALLRTTHSLLSARQEWLPLQQVVTMYAAVRREQSVRLSFALASFLLDHACTPANYALLIEMTRELISSADRAMWLVAREHAQARRTLTEQREQSDWQAAVQSESLVALAALERVKSHIPSLLGGTENLQQAWGAYWLPLFAALAQQCVNANRAARQAAVVHLQRAVLTPEVLKRAPPQMAVHLEAVFHNILLPLLETLLQPETLRADLLVQGDVEGDTIYGTRANVCLLLCKAWVHYHGKVGDELCGAAVDPAALQRFSRLWLGVLKAVVHFLKSKSISQHEAVTEQLKNILLVMHAGGFLTLPGVWDATWRVVDPVRPGMRAEVDKSGKSAERGGAEEDGARASVAEASAVEANGAEINPADANGADAIPAETIPADANPAEASGTAMHAPASPNASRIVL; encoded by the coding sequence aTGAGCGCCGTAACCTCGGCGATGCGATCCAGcccgcgctgggcgcaagcggcaggAAACGCGCAGCTGAACTCGGCAGCGAGCGGCACCGCAGCGCTAAGCCTTACACGCACGGCCTACActcttgcacgcgccgatgctgcgccagaGACTGAGCAACAAGGCCATGTTGGCCTGCTCGGCGGATTTACCGTGCTTCGTGCACAGCTGCGACTTGTGCCTGACGTCACATCGCTCCCTCTCCCCGCTGTTCTCTCGCATTTTTCGCGGGTGATTGTGAATGCACAGACGACTGGTGCAGTGACTCTCTTTGTGCTGGACGCCGTGGCTGCATTTTTGGAGCAAGGGCTCTTTCGCACAAACAGCGTCGGTCTTGTTCGGGCCGTCCAGGACGTTGCACACGCCACGAGCCACTGCCGATTTGAGCCGTTGGATGCGAGCAAAGACGAGGTGGTCTTGCTTGCCCTCCTCGACGTGATGGAAGCGCTTGTCGGCGGCCATGCACTCAATGCGGACGGGACAAACGGACCTGTCCTTGTCGAGATGCTCGGCAACAAGAGCGTGTGTGAGATGCTCGAAACGTGTTTGAGCATTGGGTGCCAGGCAAGACTaagcgctgcattgcggcgctctgcagAAGAtaaaatgcgcgcaatgacgcgcgcaatcttCTCGCGGCTGTACGGGATGCCGAATGAATCACGCTACGAGCCCGAGCTTGCCACACTCACCGCCGAGCCTGTGGGCGAGGATGCCGGGAAAGGTATACACCGTATGGCGACACCAGACCCAAAAAGCTTTAGCATCAGTGAAGCAACGGCCgatcgcgacgcgctggaggaacaagcgcaagcgacAGACTCACAGACGATGGAAGAAAGCGGCGTGCTTCCTGGCGATCCTGCAggcgcgtctgcgcctTTGCCTGCTGAGCCTGTTGCCGAGCCTGCTGCCGAGCCTACGATGCAAGTAGAcaaggaggaggaggaagcgcgcgccgaggagctGTATCCTTTCGGTCTCCCTGCACTCACCGAGGTTCTCCGTGTCCTGGTGTCGCTACTCGATGCCCAAAGCACGCGGCACActgcgacgatgcgcatccTTGGCCTGCGTCTGCTCACGGACCTTTTTGAGACGCACGGCAAGATTATCGGCCAATTTCCcacgctgcgtgtgctgaTCGAAGATTCAGGGTGCAGgcaccttttccagctcgccgaTTCCGACAATGGCGTGCTTGTCTCCGGCAGTCTGCGCCTCTTTGGCGTCCTGCTCGATACGATGGGCGACCATTTGAAGCTGCAAAAAGAGctgctcctcctcttccttatgcagcagctgcagcccTCGATACCGATACAACAAGAGCCCTGGGGCAGCACAGAGGGCTTGCGGTACCGTGCTACCACCCTGCCTGGCTTTGGCAGTGCCGCCACcggcgagacgcgcgaGTTGTTCCTCGAGATGCTCACCATGCTATTGGACTTGCCTTCGGAAAATGTGTTTGTCGACTTGTGGCGCAATTATGACTGTGATTTGCAGTGCAGCAACGTGCACGACGAGCTTGTCGGCTTCCTTTGCCGCTCGATTTTTTCGCTTCCCGCATCCGAGCCTGCTGCCCCGAGGGCGGCCATGTCTGGACTGCAAGTCGTTGCGCTGGACTTGGTCCTTGTGCtgcttgcacgcatggcagcgcgcttggaaGCGCCGGTAGCGAGCCCAGAAATCGAGCTGCTcttggcgcagcatgcacgCAAACAGGTGCTTGCCGACGGAGCCGCTGCCTTCAACCAGAAACCGCGCCAAGGCATTGCGTTTTTGGAAAGAGAAGGTCTTGTTGACACGACCCAAGGGAACGAGGTGCGTGCCCAaggcattgcgcgcttcctCAAAGAGTCTCCGCTGGTCGATAAGCGCCTCTTGGGCGACTACCTCTCGCGCCCCGAAAACCTCGACATTCTCGCCGCATTCATGGCCCTCTTTGACTTTTACCGCGTCGATGTCGCCGAggcgatgcgtgcgctttgcgAAGCCTTCCGCCTGCCTGGCGAGGCTCAGcagattgcgcgcgtcacAGAGACCTTTGCCAGTGCGTACTATAGCTGCAAGCCCGAAGGGATACGCAGCGAGGATGCCGTGTATGTGCTTGCGTACAGTATCATTATGCTGAATACCGACCTGCATAACCCACAAGTGACGCGCCGTATGTCGGTCACGGACTACAAAAAGAacttgcgcggcgtcaACGACGGCGAGGACTTTGACCCTGACATGCTTGCCACGATTTACGAAGGGatccgccgccgcgagATCGTGATGCCAGAGGAGCATGCGGGGCAATTGGGCTTTGACTATCTCTGGAAGCAGCTCCTGCGCAAGATCCGTCCCACCGATACCTTGCAGCGTACTGCAGGCACTGCGCTGGACCGCGAATTATTCCGGCAAAGCTGGCGGCCGTTTGTCGCGAGCATTATCCATGCctttgccgtgctgcaggacgagcatttgctgcagcgcacgattGCAGGATGCAGGCAGTGTGCGgtacttgcgcgcgcgtttgaCGTCACCGAGATGTTTGATTACATGGTGCACCACTTTGCCCTAGCAACGCGTCTCGTAGATTCGCCCACCGCGAAAAACACGGCTGGGAACGCCGAGCATACTACCGAGCAAGCGACCATCATCATCAGCCCCCTTTCGGTCGAGTTCGGCACCAACTTTAAAAGCCAGCTCGCCTCTGTCGTCCTATTTGCGATTGCCAATGgaaacggcggcgcaatccGCTCGGGATGGGACGATATCTTGGCCGTGTTTGAAAGCCTGCTGCCGAACGGTCTGCTGCCGCCCCAAATCGCGTGCATGTACGATCCtgcatcgcagcgccgcgtgccgATTCCCCTCAAGGCGAAAAAAGGCCccgcggtgcgcagcagcagccAAAGCCAGGGCGGGCTTTTTTCCACGCTCTCTAGCTATTTCCTCTCCCCGTACGGGAACGCGAGCGACCAAATGGAAGTGACCGAGGCGGATGTAGACAGCACGCTGTGCACCTCGGACTGCCTCGCATCGTGCAAGATCGAGGAGCTCTACGCGCAGATCGCCGCATTGCCGGACGATGCACTCGGCGCGTTTTTGGAGGCCGTCCAGCAtcgacttgcgcgactCGACAAGGAGGAAACGGCGCTGGAGTACAGCCCTACCATACTTTTCCttctcgagcagcttgtcgaCGGCGTCATTTCCCGCGCGAGTCTGTGCAGTGCCCACGGCGAAAAGACGCTCTCCCTCCATCGCGCcatcctcgagcgcgccgtggcgcaccatccgctcgagctggagcgtgcgTTGGTCGGCATCACACGCATGATCggtgccgaggcgcgctaCGGCATGCCGGCCAAAAACGATGTTTGCGCATTGCTCGCACAGCTCCAGCAGATTCCCGAGGCACTGCACGCCGCTATATCGCccgccgtgctcggcgttttgctcgcgctgctccgcaCAACCCATTCGCTCTTGTCGGCCCGGCAAGAGTGGCTGCCCCTGCAGCAGGTCGTGACGATGTacgccgccgtgcgccgcgaacAGAGCGTGCGTCTTTcgtttgcgcttgcgtcctTCTTGCTGGACCATGCATGCACGCCTGCCAACTACGCACTGCTCATAGAAATGACGCGCGAGCTGATCTCGTCGGCAGACCGTGCCATGTGGCTTGTCGCCCGGGAAcacgcacaggcgcgccggacgctgacggagcagcgcgagcagagCGACTGGCAAGCGGCTGTGCAGAGTGAGAGCCTAgttgcgctcgcggcgctcgagcgcgtgaAGAGCCATATTCCATCGCTCCTTGGCGGCACGGAGAATTTGCAGCAGGCATGGGGGGCGTATTGGCTGCCGCTTTTTGCTGCcttggcgcagcagtgTGTGAACGCAAaccgtgccgcgcggcaggcgGCCGTTGTgcatttgcagcgtgctgtGCTTACGCCAGAGGTGCTgaagcgagcgccgccgcagatGGCAGTCCACCTGGAGGCTGTTTTCCATAATATTCTCCTGCCGTTGCTAGAGACGCTATTGCAGCCGGAAACGCTTCGTGCGGACCTCTTGGTGCAGGGAGATGTCGAGGGCGATACGATCTATGGGACGCGTGCGAATGTGTGTTTGTTGCTGTGCAAGGCCTGGGTGCATTACCACGGCAAGGTCGGCGACGagctgtgcggcgcggctgtgGATCCTGCCGCGCTACAGCGTTTCTCGCGCTTGtggctcggcgtgctcaaGGCCGTTGTGCATTTCCTCAAGTCTAAATCCATTTCGCAGCACGAGGCGGTGACCGAGCAGCTAAAAAATATTCTGCTGGTGATGCACGCGGGTGGATTCCTTACCTTGCCAGGCGTTTGGGACGCAACGTGGCGTGTTGTCGATCCTGTGCGGCCGGGAATGCGTGCGGAAGTGGACAAGAGTGGGAAAAGCGCGGAGAGGGGTGGGGCAGAGGAAGATGGCGCAAGGGCGAGTGTTGCCGAGGCGAGTGCGGTCGAGGCCAATGGTGCCGAGATCAATCCTGCCGACGCCAATGGTGCCGACGCCATTCCCGCCGAGACCATTCCCGCCGACGCCAATCCCGCCGAGGCCAGTGGCACTGCGATGCATGCCCCCGCATCCCCAAATGCCTCACGCATTGTTCTGTAG